The segment GCTTCAATGGAACTATCTGGGCGGAATGTCCGCTTCCAGTCATCAATCGCCTGTTCTAGCTCAAACATGTCTTCGCTCCCCAAAAAGATACAAGTGTTTCGTGCACCGCAAGCCATTGCGTCCGTTCTGCTTCGATCCCACGCGTCCCTGATTTGCTAAGCCGGTAGTACTTTCGCTTTCGCCCGTTTTCGCCAATCTTCCAAGATGAAAGGATGAGCTTTTCCTTCTCCATTCGATGCAAAACGGGGTACAACATTCCTTCGGACCACTCCAAATGGCCGTCGGACTGTTCACGCACTTGGTCAATGATCGCGTATCCATAACTCTCGCCCCTCGACAGTATCGCCAAGACCAAAGGTCTCGTTGATGCTGCGATGAGTTCTTTTGATGCCATCTGATCCTCCTCCAGTAAATGCCTAACACTACTAGGTAATGTAGCATCGTGTCGCTATGCTTGGCAACTGCCAGCGTCCCAAAAAAATGAAGGTCGTTGATCTTTCGCAGGTGATTTTCTTTCGCCCAACCGACATTGATCGCCTAGCAAAGCGATAACCAGATGACAACTAACACAAGCTCGCGAGTATCAGTGCCATGCATCGGAGAGGCGAAGTCGCGCTCGTCGAAAATAGAAAATCTCTCGTCGCCGCCCCGTGACCGCTAGCATTCGTCGTGTC is part of the Novipirellula artificiosorum genome and harbors:
- a CDS encoding PadR family transcriptional regulator yields the protein MASKELIAASTRPLVLAILSRGESYGYAIIDQVREQSDGHLEWSEGMLYPVLHRMEKEKLILSSWKIGENGRKRKYYRLSKSGTRGIEAERTQWLAVHETLVSFWGAKTCLS